The following DNA comes from Peribacillus sp. FSL E2-0218.
ATTATTAGAGATGGTTTATATGAAAATTTGTTTGTCACGAATAGTAAAAAAAAGCTACAATCTATTATTACTGAAAAAGAAGGCAAGAAACTTATACTCTCTGCTGGAAATGATTCAAATGCCGAAATCAGATATGCCATTATAGCTTTAAAGGATTGGGAACAAGATACTGTTATAGATAACAAAATAGTCTTATATACGACTGTAGCTCCAGAAACGAGACACCTTTTTCATTTTAACCTACCCAATGTTAAAACTGAAAGTAATTTTCAATTCATTGCCTTCCCATTCCCTTATGATGTAAGTGATAATAATTATGAGAGTCAACAAGCATTTGGTTCTTTCAGAATCGTCATTCAAAATGATGAATAACAAGATGGGGGTAATTGAATGTCCACTATAACTACTATATTAGGTTTAATCGGTATTTTTGCCATAATTGTTTTTTTAGCCATTGTAAAAACTATAAAAGATAATTCCAAAAGATAGTTGTTTTATCAAGGCAATTGGATGGGTTAACCAATACAACTCATGCTCTATTCAACTAATCAGCAGCCCACGCATTTACTTTAAAATTTAATAAAAATAAATCCTAGAATTTAGAGGAATTCAAAATCATTCTTAAGAATAGTCCCGTATATAAGGGCATGTTCGAACATGCCCTCTCAATTTGTTCATATATAAACTTCTTGTATTGATTTGGGAATTTTTTTGAACGTTTTTTCAAAAACAAGTAAAAGATCTAATTTGTCTTGTATCGATTCCAAAAAACGTCCAGAATCTCCCATTCCATCTGAAGCCTGCCACAGATCGCGGACCGACGAAAATGGGGTAATACCAGAAACTCCCGCCATTATTTAACCAAATGAACGTATTCCTGAATAAGCAAAACGAAATCGCCCCCGGATCTACAGCAAATGTTGAAGCTTGTTGCTGCTGCGGGATAAACGATGGCGGCGGAGCTGTCGGTGCTTGCGAATACGGCAATGATCCCGGTTGACCCGGAAATTGTGGTCCGCCTGGAAATCCTGGTAGTTCAGGAAACACTCGATCTTGATACGCTTGATCTTCATAATGATATGTTGGGTACACATACATGGTCATTCACCCCTATATGATTGAATGATATACAGTATGATATATGGACCGAGGTTGTATGGGCTCTTAACGAACGATTTATGAAGCAACCCACATTTCATCTCCTAAAATGGAGAGCTATCGATACGAATTGTACCGGTTTATTGACGAATTTTGTATTTTATCTGCGAATTGCGTTGATTTATCGATGAATTGTACTGATTTATCTGCAAATTTTGAGATTTATCTACGAATTACACCGGTTTATCTACGAATTGTGTGGATTCAGTAAAGCAGTCTCCATAAATAAAATGTTGCGTAGGATTCCCAATCAGACCAGGCTTCCGACCATGTTTGGATTTCGGCTTTTGTTGGTTTCATTTCCATTTCGAGGACCAGCTTGATGGAATTATGCAGACCGACGTCATCGATTGGAAATGCTGCTTGAAACCGCAAGCACCTCATGAGTACATAATTCGCTGTCCATGGACCGATCCCGCGTATTTTCGTAAGCATTTTTTCAGCGGTTTTTACATCGTTTGCCAGCAGCAGCTTTTCTTTCGTAAGTTCACCTTTCGCGATCAGTTGGGCCACACCAATCAAGTACTCGCATTTCTTCACGGTCATCCTCATTACGGAAAGATCTTCTATCGTCAATTTGGCTATCGATTCAGGCGTCGGAAACAGCCAATACGACTTCCCCTCGTATTCGATCCTTTCGCCGAATGATTCAACAAGCCTCCGCTTCAATGTATAAGCGTAAGTCAAATTAATCTGCTGTCCGAGAATTCCCCAGGCAATAGCTTCAAATAAATCTGGGATGCCGATGTTCCTTAAACCGAAGAACTGGCTGACCGGCCCTTGCAATAAGGGATCTTTTTTTGCAAGCTCATAAAAGGGCAAGAGATTTGTGTCTAGATCGAACCAGCTGCGAATGTATGCGGAAACAGCATCAAAAACACGCTTGTCGATTGGTTCCGTCCGTCCTGGTATTCGAACGTGCAGCTCCGTTTCATTCACCGCACTGATTTCCACTAAAAGTTTCTCGTTTTCGAAAGACAAGGCCCGATATATCTTTTGATCGACAATGTCGAATAAACATTCATTGGCGGATCTTGATAAGTATGTAAGATTTTCCGTAAAGCGAAATTCATGGGGTGTAAGGATGGTCCATTCACATCTATCATAAAAGGTCTCGTTCATTCATGCTCCTCCTTCTTCGGTTTCCTTTATGTTAATCAATTTACTCTTTCCTTTAAA
Coding sequences within:
- a CDS encoding DNA-3-methyladenine glycosylase; this translates as MNETFYDRCEWTILTPHEFRFTENLTYLSRSANECLFDIVDQKIYRALSFENEKLLVEISAVNETELHVRIPGRTEPIDKRVFDAVSAYIRSWFDLDTNLLPFYELAKKDPLLQGPVSQFFGLRNIGIPDLFEAIAWGILGQQINLTYAYTLKRRLVESFGERIEYEGKSYWLFPTPESIAKLTIEDLSVMRMTVKKCEYLIGVAQLIAKGELTKEKLLLANDVKTAEKMLTKIRGIGPWTANYVLMRCLRFQAAFPIDDVGLHNSIKLVLEMEMKPTKAEIQTWSEAWSDWESYATFYLWRLLY
- a CDS encoding collagen-like protein, with translation MYVYPTYHYEDQAYQDRVFPELPGFPGGPQFPGQPGSLPYSQAPTAPPPSFIPQQQQASTFAVDPGAISFCLFRNTFIWLNNGGSFWYYPIFVGPRSVAGFRWNGRFWTFFGIDTRQIRSFTCF